Proteins encoded within one genomic window of Hahella chejuensis KCTC 2396:
- a CDS encoding SURF1 family protein has translation MNWKILLFSLLLLPVLLGLGCWQLMRAQEKEQWLQAYQAMQSKAPQRYDSLQAPPRYARVTLSGAYSPQGDWLLDNQIREGRFGYRVFTPFCLDGDDACVMVERGWIQGDLDRSVLPQIPAVPGRLILQGRADTLSDSYSMGPNEASTAAPYRVQTLKLEEVRERMSGQLASWVLRLDPDQPGALTPVWEPVVMGPEKHYGYAVQWFAMALALVALTFWKWRRGDSEDKNLEEAGETDIGTTGHG, from the coding sequence GTGAACTGGAAAATCCTGTTGTTCAGCCTGTTGCTGTTACCCGTTCTGCTTGGACTGGGATGCTGGCAATTGATGCGCGCGCAGGAAAAAGAGCAATGGCTGCAGGCCTACCAGGCGATGCAGAGCAAGGCGCCGCAGCGCTATGACAGCCTGCAGGCGCCGCCCCGCTATGCGCGGGTCACATTGTCCGGCGCGTACTCGCCGCAAGGCGATTGGCTGCTGGACAACCAGATACGGGAGGGCCGCTTCGGATATCGGGTATTCACGCCTTTCTGTCTGGATGGCGACGACGCTTGCGTCATGGTGGAGCGGGGCTGGATTCAGGGCGATCTGGATCGCAGCGTGCTGCCGCAGATTCCGGCGGTACCGGGAAGACTGATCTTGCAGGGGCGTGCGGATACGCTCTCGGACAGCTATTCCATGGGCCCGAATGAAGCGTCGACAGCCGCGCCGTACCGGGTGCAGACCCTTAAGCTGGAGGAAGTGCGTGAGCGTATGTCCGGTCAGCTGGCGAGCTGGGTGCTGCGGCTTGATCCTGACCAGCCCGGCGCGCTGACGCCGGTATGGGAGCCGGTGGTGATGGGACCGGAGAAACATTACGGCTACGCCGTGCAGTGGTTCGCCATGGCGTTGGCGCTGGTGGCGCTGACGTTCTGGAAATGGCGACGTGGCGATAGCGAAGATAAGAACTTGGAAGAAGCAGGAGAAACTGACATTGGAACAACTGGCCATGGCTGA
- a CDS encoding SMP-30/gluconolactonase/LRE family protein translates to MKASLRLLTVVGVILLTYFLFSPAVINPEAYDAPSAPDLEGSYAPNQRLLEAELIGQGRLDGPEDVAQDADGAIYAGLANGDIVRINKDGELKVLANTGGRPLGLEFNPAGDLIVADAAKGLLQLDKEGKLTVLTSKADNLPFGVADDVDVGEDGVIYFSDASWRWGVHEHRLDLIESRPHGRLLRYDPGAGVTTVLLEDLYFANGVALSQNEDFVAVCETGRYRVRRYWLQGPKQGTSDILIENLPGFPDGVSSNGAGEFWIALIAPRNGVLDFMHSFPWLKSRMSKLPEALQPQAERYGFVLGVNEQGEILHNLQDPEGERLHTITSVEQVGDVLLFGTLTGDWIGRLSLTREESESPEL, encoded by the coding sequence ATGAAAGCCTCTCTCAGACTACTGACGGTGGTGGGGGTCATCTTACTGACCTACTTTTTGTTTTCGCCCGCCGTCATTAATCCGGAAGCCTACGACGCGCCATCGGCGCCGGATCTGGAAGGGTCCTACGCTCCCAATCAACGTCTGCTGGAAGCGGAGCTGATCGGTCAGGGGCGGTTGGACGGCCCTGAAGACGTGGCTCAGGACGCCGACGGAGCCATTTACGCCGGACTCGCCAACGGCGACATAGTCCGCATCAACAAGGATGGAGAGCTCAAAGTCCTCGCCAATACGGGCGGCCGCCCTCTGGGGCTTGAGTTCAATCCGGCCGGCGACCTGATCGTGGCCGACGCCGCAAAAGGGTTATTGCAACTGGATAAAGAGGGCAAACTCACCGTCCTGACCAGCAAGGCGGATAACCTGCCCTTTGGCGTCGCCGACGATGTGGATGTCGGCGAAGATGGCGTTATTTATTTCAGCGACGCCAGTTGGCGCTGGGGCGTACATGAGCATCGCTTAGACCTGATAGAAAGCCGTCCTCATGGAAGGCTGCTCCGTTATGACCCCGGCGCCGGGGTCACTACCGTATTGCTGGAAGACCTGTACTTCGCCAACGGCGTCGCCCTGTCCCAGAACGAAGACTTTGTGGCGGTGTGCGAAACCGGCCGCTACCGAGTGCGCCGGTACTGGCTGCAAGGTCCCAAACAGGGAACCAGCGATATATTGATAGAGAACCTGCCCGGATTTCCTGACGGCGTTTCCAGCAATGGAGCGGGAGAATTCTGGATCGCGCTGATCGCGCCGCGCAACGGCGTACTGGACTTCATGCATTCGTTTCCCTGGCTGAAAAGCCGCATGTCCAAACTGCCGGAAGCATTACAGCCGCAGGCTGAGCGTTATGGCTTCGTGCTGGGCGTCAATGAGCAAGGGGAGATTTTGCATAATCTACAGGACCCGGAGGGCGAACGCCTGCACACCATCACATCAGTGGAGCAGGTCGGCGACGTCCTGCTTTTCGGCACGCTGACCGGTGACTGGATCGGCCGTTTGTCTCTAACCCGCGAAGAGAGCGAAAGTCCGGAGCTTTGA
- a CDS encoding twin transmembrane helix small protein — MKILVLLLLTGAVVSLFSGLFFLVKDDSTSKRTAKALTYRVGFSVALIVVLLALLFSGHLQLNPTPH; from the coding sequence ATGAAAATCCTTGTTTTATTACTACTTACAGGCGCAGTCGTCAGTCTTTTCAGCGGTTTGTTTTTTCTGGTCAAGGATGACAGCACCAGTAAACGCACCGCTAAAGCGCTCACCTATCGCGTGGGCTTTTCCGTCGCCCTCATCGTTGTGCTGCTCGCCTTGTTGTTCAGCGGGCATTTGCAGTTGAATCCGACGCCCCACTAG
- a CDS encoding EstA family serine hydrolase, which yields MLSLLRNPLRLAEVAADPAQVSVIDEGLEVCPERVDVAPEGVQQIWRAVERLYATGTQPAISLCVRRKGRVILNRAIGYASGGGPGDAPDEFRQPMTTATPVCLFSASKAVTAVLMHKLAEDGLINLLDPVSFYLPEFGQRGKRNITLHQILSHRGGIPGLPTHESLDTLYDHEQVWKLLCAAKPIAVDGGKLAYHAITGGFVLQRVLEKVTGAGITEYLEQTLRAPLEMTYFTFGLDEVGKNAVARNYATGPDAPFPVSWALKRALGADMSAAAAISNERRWMDAIIPAANLYATAEETSRFFQMLLDGGEWRGRRILQPVTVKRATQEFGGCTFDRTMMIPMRYSAGFMLGGNPVGLWGPHTERAFGHIGLINKFCWADPDREISVALLTSGLALLAHHLPRLAALIRQINLQCAPLAL from the coding sequence ATGTTGAGTCTACTGCGAAATCCTTTGCGTCTGGCTGAAGTCGCCGCCGATCCGGCGCAGGTTAGCGTCATCGATGAAGGTCTGGAAGTCTGTCCGGAACGGGTGGATGTGGCGCCGGAAGGCGTACAACAGATCTGGCGGGCGGTGGAGCGTCTGTACGCCACAGGCACCCAGCCGGCGATCAGTTTGTGCGTGCGCCGCAAGGGCCGCGTCATTCTCAATCGCGCTATTGGTTACGCCAGCGGGGGCGGTCCTGGCGATGCGCCGGATGAGTTCCGCCAACCTATGACCACCGCTACGCCGGTATGCCTGTTTTCCGCTTCCAAAGCGGTGACGGCGGTATTGATGCATAAGCTGGCGGAAGACGGACTGATCAACCTGCTGGACCCGGTCAGTTTCTATTTGCCGGAGTTCGGTCAGCGCGGTAAACGTAATATCACCCTTCACCAGATTCTCTCTCATCGGGGCGGCATTCCCGGACTGCCCACCCACGAATCTCTCGACACGTTGTACGATCACGAACAAGTGTGGAAGCTGTTGTGCGCTGCCAAACCTATCGCGGTGGACGGCGGCAAACTGGCGTATCACGCCATTACCGGCGGGTTTGTGCTGCAAAGAGTGCTGGAGAAAGTGACCGGTGCGGGCATTACGGAGTACCTGGAGCAGACGCTGCGCGCGCCGCTGGAGATGACCTACTTTACCTTTGGTCTGGATGAGGTGGGGAAAAATGCTGTCGCGCGGAACTACGCCACGGGGCCCGACGCGCCTTTTCCTGTGTCCTGGGCGCTCAAGCGCGCCCTGGGCGCGGATATGTCCGCCGCTGCGGCTATTTCCAATGAGCGACGCTGGATGGACGCCATCATTCCCGCCGCCAATTTATACGCAACAGCGGAAGAAACCTCGCGTTTTTTTCAAATGTTGCTAGATGGCGGCGAGTGGCGCGGGCGGCGAATTCTGCAGCCCGTCACCGTAAAACGGGCGACTCAGGAATTCGGCGGCTGCACCTTCGATCGCACCATGATGATCCCCATGCGCTACAGCGCCGGCTTTATGCTGGGGGGAAACCCGGTGGGATTATGGGGACCGCATACGGAGCGCGCCTTCGGCCATATCGGGCTGATCAATAAGTTCTGCTGGGCGGACCCAGATCGGGAAATTTCCGTGGCGTTGCTCACGTCGGGGCTGGCTCTGCTGGCGCACCATCTGCCGCGATTGGCGGCGTTGATCCGGCAAATCAATCTGCAATGCGCGCCGCTCGCATTGTAA
- a CDS encoding cytochrome c oxidase subunit 3, with protein sequence MATQQSYYVPEQSKWPIIATVGLFLTLSGLATVMVNKSGGDTSTGWWMFGIGSLVMVYMLFGWFGNVAKESMAGLYSAQMDRSFRWGMSWFIFSEVMFFSAFFGALFYVRYLAVPWLAGEGDGAMNTLLWSDFEGTWPLMSNPDPKAFPGPDAVINPWSIPLLNTVLLLTSSVTITFAHHAIKKDEREKVKLWLGLTILLGAIFLGFQVYEYIEAYHELNLTLASGIYGTTFFMLTGFHGMHVTLGAIILTVIMLRYMKGHFSAKQHFGFEAAAWYWHFVDVVWVCLFVLVYIM encoded by the coding sequence ATGGCGACGCAACAAAGTTATTACGTACCGGAACAGAGTAAGTGGCCCATCATCGCGACGGTGGGATTGTTTTTGACCCTGTCCGGTTTGGCGACAGTAATGGTGAATAAAAGCGGCGGCGACACCAGCACCGGTTGGTGGATGTTCGGCATCGGCTCCCTGGTGATGGTGTATATGCTGTTTGGGTGGTTCGGCAATGTCGCCAAGGAGAGCATGGCCGGCTTGTACAGCGCGCAAATGGACCGCTCATTCCGCTGGGGCATGTCCTGGTTTATTTTCAGCGAAGTGATGTTTTTCTCCGCTTTCTTCGGCGCGCTCTTCTATGTGCGCTATCTGGCTGTCCCCTGGCTGGCGGGGGAAGGCGACGGCGCCATGAACACATTGCTCTGGTCGGATTTCGAGGGGACATGGCCTTTGATGAGTAATCCCGACCCGAAAGCGTTTCCGGGGCCGGACGCGGTCATCAACCCCTGGAGTATTCCGCTGCTCAACACCGTGCTGCTGCTGACTTCCAGTGTGACCATTACCTTCGCCCATCACGCTATCAAGAAGGACGAGCGGGAGAAGGTGAAATTGTGGCTGGGGCTGACCATTCTGCTGGGCGCGATCTTCCTTGGCTTTCAGGTCTATGAGTACATTGAAGCGTATCACGAGCTGAATCTGACGTTGGCGTCCGGCATTTACGGCACCACGTTCTTCATGTTGACCGGGTTTCACGGCATGCACGTCACCCTTGGGGCGATTATCCTGACCGTTATTATGCTGCGCTACATGAAAGGCCATTTCTCCGCAAAACAACATTTCGGTTTTGAGGCCGCCGCCTGGTACTGGCACTTCGTGGATGTGGTTTGGGTGTGTCTGTTTGTGCTGGTTTACATCATGTAG
- a CDS encoding COX15/CtaA family protein: MDYVAPPAVVTSAVVNPRLQWLRRLVILTSVWAFCVILLGAYTRLVDAGLGCPDWPGCYGFLTVPNEAHEIEIAEARFPHAPVEVHKGWPEMVHRYFASALGLLIFAIAALSWRDISPDSVPGARRPPRKLTLFLCALVILQGLFGMWTVTLKLWPQIVSAHLLGGFCTLTLLALTGMRLLDRPLTVSAETLRRWRRLRPLALLAVALLVTQIFLGAWVTSNYAAVACPDFPTCQEKLWPEMDFQHGFNLTQTIGPNYLGGLMHNEARVAIHMTHRLGAVVVLLALGGFLIAAWRRSQGSPLRRSLALTGALLLLQIVLGVTNVVALVPLPVAVAHNGVAALLLISLVWVTYRLWTAKEVRS, translated from the coding sequence ATGGACTATGTCGCCCCGCCGGCGGTAGTGACGTCGGCTGTCGTAAACCCGCGTCTGCAGTGGCTGCGCCGCCTGGTCATCCTGACCTCGGTCTGGGCCTTCTGTGTGATTCTGCTCGGCGCATACACCCGTCTGGTGGACGCCGGCCTGGGTTGCCCGGATTGGCCTGGCTGCTACGGCTTCCTTACGGTGCCGAACGAGGCCCATGAAATTGAAATTGCGGAAGCCCGCTTCCCGCACGCGCCGGTCGAGGTCCACAAAGGCTGGCCGGAAATGGTGCATCGCTACTTCGCCAGCGCCCTGGGCCTGCTGATTTTCGCTATAGCTGCGCTGTCCTGGCGCGACATTTCCCCCGATTCCGTTCCAGGCGCGCGTCGCCCGCCTCGTAAACTGACTCTGTTTTTGTGCGCTCTGGTGATTCTCCAGGGACTGTTCGGCATGTGGACCGTCACCCTCAAACTCTGGCCGCAAATAGTCAGCGCGCACTTGCTGGGCGGCTTCTGCACGCTGACCCTGTTGGCGCTGACGGGCATGCGGCTACTTGATCGGCCGCTGACGGTCTCTGCGGAGACGCTGCGCCGTTGGCGTCGACTCAGACCGCTGGCGCTGCTCGCCGTGGCGTTATTGGTCACGCAGATTTTTCTGGGCGCCTGGGTGACGTCGAACTACGCCGCCGTGGCCTGTCCCGACTTCCCAACCTGTCAGGAAAAACTGTGGCCGGAAATGGATTTTCAGCACGGCTTTAATCTCACTCAGACTATCGGTCCCAATTATCTCGGCGGACTGATGCATAACGAAGCCAGAGTCGCGATTCATATGACCCATCGCCTGGGCGCCGTGGTTGTGCTGCTGGCGTTGGGCGGCTTTCTGATCGCCGCCTGGCGGCGCTCTCAGGGTTCGCCTCTCAGACGCAGCCTGGCTCTGACCGGGGCGTTGCTGCTCCTGCAGATCGTGTTAGGCGTGACTAATGTGGTGGCGCTTGTGCCGCTGCCGGTGGCGGTGGCCCACAACGGCGTTGCGGCGTTGCTGCTGATTTCTCTGGTATGGGTGACATACCGTTTATGGACTGCCAAAGAGGTGCGCTCATGA
- the cyoE gene encoding heme o synthase produces the protein MKNTASTTAAAGWRDYYELCKPRVVALMMLTAVVGMLLASDQGMPWNALILGNLGIALLASSAAAINHIVDQKIDAVMARTQKRPIVQGRVDNVHALTFAFSLAVVGMAILAWGVNPLTAWLTLASLIGYAVVYTLFLKRATPQNIVLGGLAGAAPPLLGWTSVTGTVDPHALLLVLIIFAWTPPHFWALAVHRKDEYAKAGVPMLPVTHGDRYTKLHILLYTLMLFAASMLPFITGMCGWIYFVAALALGVRFLDWAWAMWRDSRKHAAIKTFRYSITYLMLLFVALLADHYIPVTLS, from the coding sequence ATGAAAAATACCGCTTCCACTACGGCCGCCGCCGGCTGGCGCGATTACTACGAACTGTGCAAACCAAGGGTGGTGGCGCTGATGATGCTGACCGCGGTGGTGGGCATGCTGCTCGCCAGCGACCAGGGGATGCCCTGGAATGCGCTGATTCTGGGTAACCTCGGCATCGCTTTGCTGGCTTCTTCCGCGGCGGCGATCAACCATATCGTCGATCAGAAAATCGATGCGGTGATGGCGCGTACGCAAAAACGTCCGATTGTGCAGGGGCGTGTGGATAACGTTCACGCGCTGACGTTCGCCTTCTCTCTCGCGGTGGTGGGCATGGCGATTCTGGCCTGGGGCGTGAATCCGCTGACCGCCTGGCTGACCCTGGCGTCGCTGATCGGTTACGCAGTGGTTTACACCCTCTTTCTGAAACGGGCCACGCCGCAAAATATCGTGCTGGGCGGTCTGGCGGGCGCCGCGCCGCCCCTGTTGGGCTGGACCTCGGTTACCGGAACCGTAGACCCTCATGCGCTGTTGCTGGTGTTGATCATTTTCGCCTGGACGCCTCCGCATTTCTGGGCGCTGGCGGTGCATCGCAAAGACGAGTACGCCAAGGCCGGCGTGCCCATGCTGCCGGTGACCCATGGCGACCGCTACACCAAGCTGCACATTCTGCTGTACACCCTGATGTTATTCGCCGCCAGCATGCTGCCCTTCATCACCGGCATGTGCGGCTGGATCTACTTCGTCGCCGCACTGGCGTTGGGGGTGCGTTTCCTGGACTGGGCCTGGGCGATGTGGCGGGACTCGCGCAAACACGCGGCCATCAAGACTTTCCGCTACTCCATTACCTATCTGATGCTGTTATTTGTGGCGCTGCTGGCGGATCACTATATTCCGGTGACCCTGTCATAG